Proteins encoded within one genomic window of Meriones unguiculatus strain TT.TT164.6M chromosome 20, Bangor_MerUng_6.1, whole genome shotgun sequence:
- the Tspyl4 gene encoding testis-specific Y-encoded-like protein 4, producing the protein MSSLDGANELPPANTTTPADDSGDLDLKQDQGLREEGDAARAMTAAGEAGAEGGAPPGSEDRGPELCLGAAEKSGAAAAGEGLEDAVSPSKGGDAAPTPVAADDSNKNGCQLGGPPGPAGPKALEACGAVGLGSQVMPGAKKTKEMTATKCAISAAAGKEGEAGAAMQEKKGVQKEKKVAGGGKEESRPRAPKINNCMDSLEAIDQELSNVNAQADRAFLQLERKFGRMRRLHMQRRSFIIQNIPGFWVTAFRNHPQLSPMISGQDEDMMRYMINLEVEELKHPRAGCKFKFIFQSNPYFRNEGLVKEYERRSSGRVVSLSTPVRWHRGQEPQAHIHRNREGNTIPSFFNWFSDHSLLEFDRIAEIIKGELWSNPLQYYLMGDGPRRGVRVPPRQPVESPRSFRFQSG; encoded by the coding sequence ATGAGCAGCCTGGACGGGGCCAACGAGCTCCCCCCCGCTAATACCACGACCCCCGCCGATGACTCGGGAGATCTGGATCTGAAGCAGGACCAGGGGCTCCGCGAGGAAGGAGACGCGGCGCGAGCGATGACGGCTGCAGGTGAGGCCGGTGCGGAGGGAGGCGCGCCCCCGGGTTCCGAGGACCGCGGCCCTGAGCTCTGCCTCGGAGCGGCCGAGAAGAGCGGTGCTGCGGCGGCCGGAGAGGGACTGGAGGATGCGGTGTCTCCATCGAAGGGCGGGGACGCAGCCCCAACCCCTGTGGCAGCCGACGACAGCAATAAAAATGGCTGTCAGCTCGGAGGGCCGCCGGGCCCTGCTGGGCCGAAAGCTCTGGAAGCCTGTGGTGCGGTGGGCCTGGGGTCTCAGGTGATGCCGGGGGCGAAGAAGACCAAGGAAATGACGGCTACCAAGTGCGCCATCTCTGCAGCCgcgggaaaggagggagaagcaggGGCGGCGATGCAGGAAAAGAAGGGggtacagaaggaaaaaaaggtagctggaggagggaaggaggagtcTCGTCCCAGGGCTCCGAAGATCAATAATTGCATGGACTCGCTGGAGGCCATCGATCAAGAGCTGTCAAACGTAAATGCGCAGGCCGACAGGGCCTTCCTCCAGCTGGAACGCAAATTCGGGCGGATGAGAAGGCTCCACATGCAGCGCAGAAGTTTCATCATCCAAAACATCCCAGGTTTCTGGGTCACTGCTTTTCGGAACCACCCCCAGCTGTCACCAATGATCAGTGGCCAAGATGAAGACATGATGAGGTACATGATCAATTTAGAGGTGGAGGAGCTTAAGCACCCAAGAGCTGGCTGCAAATTTAAGTTCATCTTTCAAAGCAACCCCTACTTCCGAAATGAGGGGCTGGTTAAAGAGTATGAGCGCAGATCCTCGGGTCGAGTGGTGTCGCTCTCTACTCCCGTCCGCTGGCACCGAGGCCAGGAACCCCAGGCCCATATTCACAGGAATAGGGAGGGGAACACGATTCCCAGTTTCTTCAATTGGTTCTCAGACCACAGCCTCCTAGAATTCGACAGAATAGCTGAGATCATCAAAGGCGAGCTGTGGTCCAATCCCCTACAATACTATCTGATGGGCGATGGGCCACGCAGAGGAGTCCGCGTCCCACCACGACAGCCGGTGGAGAGTCCCAGGTCCTTCCGGTTCCAGTCTGGCTAA